The Dyadobacter sandarakinus DNA window AACTGAGAGCAATACTGGTAAAGAATGTGAACGTAAGAGCGGTACAGGCATGCATAAGCATTTTCATCGCCTTTTCTGAACTGGTCCCAGAAGCAGAGTTCTTCTTCTTGCTTGTAGCGTAGGTGAGCCATTGTTTGTTTAGGAATTGATTAAGGTTAGGAATTTGAATAAGGGTCATTGTTACACTTGTAAATATATTTATAAAAAAACGTATTAAAAAAATATTTTCAGGATAAAATGATATTAGAAAAGTTCAGTGTCCAATTCTCCTGAAAATTTGTAACCTATTCGACACTTACGGGTATATGCCGGAAAGTTTTTACATCAAAAAGCCCTTTATCACTCAATTTCAAAGCCGGAATCACCAGTAATGCCATGAACGATAGCGTCATATACGGCGATTGCAGTGTGGCCCCGAGTACCTCTTTTGCAAACAAATCAATAGCAGTATAACATTGTGCAACCTCATAGCCGTCCACATCGCTCATCAGCCCTGCAATGGGCAGGGGCAGCAGCTGGGTCTCTCCGTTGCCTGCTGCCGAAACGCCTCCCTTCGCTTCAATGATCAGGTTAATGGCTGCGGTCATACTTTCATCATCACAGCCCACACAGATGATATTGTGTGAATCATGGGCGACGGAGGAAGCAATTGCTCCTTTTTTAAGTCCGAAATTCTTGATAAATCCAACCGCTGGTTCTGCTGAAAAGTAGCGGTTTACGACTGCCACTTTCAGTACGTCCGCGTCTGGATCTGCTACAATCAGCCCGTCTTTGGTTTTAGACATGTACGTCAGTTCGTTAGTCACCAGCTGACCTTCCAGCGCTTCGATAACTCGTATTTTCACATTTTCAGCGTCTTCCGGAAGCTTGCAGGCAAGCTGCTCCGCAGTTACCGGCTCACAATCAAACCGGTTGACATGATCACTCCGCAAGTCGGGCAGGAGTGTGGCGCCCTGGTCGGCTACCAGTTCGCCGCTCAGGTAGGTTTGCAGGATATTGAAGTCCTGAGGATTGTCAATCACAATAAAATCGGCCGGGTCATTGACACAAAGCAGTCCTACCGGCAGGCTGTAATGCAGCACCGGGTTCACGCACGCAGCCCTGAGCACATCCCACAGGGAGCACCCATGTGCCAGTGCCCGCTTCACGAGCAGGTTGATATGTCCTTCCACCAGGTTGTCGGGATGCTTGTCGTCCGAGCAAAACATAATTTCGTCCGGAAACTGGGACAGCAGCGGAATTAGGGCATCGAAGTTGCGGGCAGCACTTCCCTCGCGGATCAGGATTTTAACGCCCAGTTCTACTTTTTCAAAACCCTCTTCATAGGTAAAGCATTCGTGATCGGTACTGATGCCGTGAGAGGCATATTGCCGCGCAGCATCCCCCATCAATCCCGGCGCGTGACCGTCAATGACCTTATTATTTTGTTTGGCAAACTCAATTTTAGCCATCAGGTCAGGTTCACCCTGCAGTACGCCCGGAAAGTTCATGACCTCGGCCAGGTAGCCGATATCATCGCTTGCGAGCAGCTCGCCCACTTCTTCCGGTCCGATTACCGCTCCGGCAGTTTCGAAAGTAGTGGCAGGTACGCAGGAGGGTGCCCCGAAGCAGAATTTGAACGGTACCCTCTTACCATCTTCCACCATATACTTCACGCCTTCCACACCCAGTACATTGGCAATTTCGTGCGGATCGGATACGGTAGCCACCGTGCCGTGTACAACCGCCAGCCGGGCAAACTGTGCAGGCGTGAGCATGGCACTTTCAATGTGCACATGCGCATCGACAAATCCGGGAAGAATGTACTGAAGCTCGGTGTTTTCAGGGCCGTGAACTTCAACATGGTCGATCTTTCCGTTTGTCCAGGTGAGGGTGGCTTCGTGGATTTGTCTGGCAAAAAGGTCGATGATATTGGCTCTCATACGCTTGAAAACGGTTTTCTGTACTACTTAAAGCGGCATATTACGAAATTGTTTTTGATATTGCAGGGGGCTCTGTCCTGTATGCTGCTTAAAATATTTGTTGAAATTCGCGAAATTGTTAAATCCGCTTTCGTAGCAAATCTGCCCCACCGGCATCCTCGATTCGGCCAGCAGCCTGCATGCATGACCTACCCGGAGTTCCAGTAAAAATTGTGAGTAGGTCTTTCGGCTGCGGCTTTTGAAGTACCTGCAAAAGGAATGCGGGCTGATGTTCGCCACTTCCGAAATTTCTTCAATGGAAATTTTCTTTTGAAAATTATGAATGGAGTACTGGTAAATCTGATTGATGCGGTCGGTGTCAAACTGGTCGTACTCCTGCTGGTAATCAGTATTTGAAAGTTGCTGTACTTCCATGCACTGAGCAAGCGCTTCCAGTGTGGTCAGCAATGAGATCATTGCATTACCACTTTGCTGGTCGAGGAGGCTTTGCAGGAGGGCCTTCACATTGTCCGTATCTTTTCCTGCTATTTTCAATCCCCAGCGGGCCTTGTACAGCAGGTCACTGATCGCCTTGTTTTCAGGCAGGTTCAGGAATGTTTTACCAAAAATATCCTCCGAAAAATGCACCACGGTCGCCTGTGCATACAGGTTGCTGCCACTCTGGAAGTACTTTTCATCGCAGCGCCAGTAATGCGGC harbors:
- the ade gene encoding adenine deaminase, with amino-acid sequence MRANIIDLFARQIHEATLTWTNGKIDHVEVHGPENTELQYILPGFVDAHVHIESAMLTPAQFARLAVVHGTVATVSDPHEIANVLGVEGVKYMVEDGKRVPFKFCFGAPSCVPATTFETAGAVIGPEEVGELLASDDIGYLAEVMNFPGVLQGEPDLMAKIEFAKQNNKVIDGHAPGLMGDAARQYASHGISTDHECFTYEEGFEKVELGVKILIREGSAARNFDALIPLLSQFPDEIMFCSDDKHPDNLVEGHINLLVKRALAHGCSLWDVLRAACVNPVLHYSLPVGLLCVNDPADFIVIDNPQDFNILQTYLSGELVADQGATLLPDLRSDHVNRFDCEPVTAEQLACKLPEDAENVKIRVIEALEGQLVTNELTYMSKTKDGLIVADPDADVLKVAVVNRYFSAEPAVGFIKNFGLKKGAIASSVAHDSHNIICVGCDDESMTAAINLIIEAKGGVSAAGNGETQLLPLPIAGLMSDVDGYEVAQCYTAIDLFAKEVLGATLQSPYMTLSFMALLVIPALKLSDKGLFDVKTFRHIPVSVE
- a CDS encoding AraC family transcriptional regulator, which translates into the protein MKPQLLRVPKGLQKSFSIRRDVALYFYNRWHYHPELELIHIEQGSGTQFVGDDIRGFQSGDLLLIGPNLPHYWRCDEKYFQSGSNLYAQATVVHFSEDIFGKTFLNLPENKAISDLLYKARWGLKIAGKDTDNVKALLQSLLDQQSGNAMISLLTTLEALAQCMEVQQLSNTDYQQEYDQFDTDRINQIYQYSIHNFQKKISIEEISEVANISPHSFCRYFKSRSRKTYSQFLLELRVGHACRLLAESRMPVGQICYESGFNNFANFNKYFKQHTGQSPLQYQKQFRNMPL